From the genome of Azospira restricta, one region includes:
- a CDS encoding DcaP family trimeric outer membrane transporter, producing MKHKQIVAAFIAAGLGCSSLAFAAGEADRIAQLEKQLKMMQEQIEALKSTKASSQDVKDLKDQVDAQSKEVVVAGDIPGSFRIPNTDTSIRLYGIAELNYVKEFKGDNRNSDYASYLPSVPLDGTTGGRRRSGESYMHARTSRIGIEGAMPSPYGQLGVKVEGDFNNNRGGSNGSVVGGPDGAAGYTNGYQFRLRHAYLTMGPWLFGQTWGTFMDVDNAPETIDFNGPNGNTTIRQPMVRYTYQTPQYGNFIAALENSTSYVLDPTGGGQGGVYTIGEASAKNPDLVLRWDKPFTWGAVSLGLVSHELRLDDGDTGNVDDTRRGYGVRASGSIKAWGNDTFFWNVTAGDGIGRYMNGIEGAGYDTVRQRIVLERAVGLTLGYQHRFNDQWRMNVVYGGQRSRDGEYRDWAIANGLHSGATAGQWALNKRLDQLHVGAIWAPMKATAAGGTPPVEIGVEYMYGRRETIAGEHGDMSRLNFLARYNFN from the coding sequence ATGAAACACAAACAAATCGTCGCCGCCTTCATCGCGGCCGGACTCGGCTGTTCGTCGTTGGCCTTCGCCGCCGGCGAAGCCGACCGCATCGCGCAGCTGGAAAAGCAGCTGAAGATGATGCAGGAGCAGATCGAGGCGCTGAAGTCCACCAAGGCCTCGTCGCAGGACGTCAAGGACCTGAAGGACCAGGTCGATGCGCAGAGCAAGGAAGTCGTCGTCGCCGGCGACATCCCGGGCTCGTTCCGCATCCCGAACACCGATACCTCGATCCGCCTGTACGGCATCGCCGAACTGAACTACGTCAAGGAATTCAAGGGCGACAACCGCAACTCCGACTACGCCAGCTACCTGCCGAGCGTGCCGCTGGACGGCACGACCGGCGGGCGTCGCCGCAGCGGCGAGAGCTACATGCATGCGCGCACCTCGCGCATCGGCATCGAGGGCGCGATGCCCAGCCCCTACGGCCAGCTCGGCGTCAAGGTCGAAGGCGACTTCAACAACAACCGCGGCGGCAGCAACGGCAGCGTGGTCGGCGGACCGGACGGCGCCGCCGGCTATACCAACGGCTACCAGTTCCGCCTGCGCCATGCCTACCTGACGATGGGGCCGTGGCTGTTCGGCCAGACCTGGGGCACCTTCATGGACGTCGACAACGCGCCGGAGACGATCGACTTCAACGGCCCGAACGGCAACACGACGATCCGCCAGCCGATGGTCCGCTACACCTACCAGACGCCGCAGTACGGCAACTTCATCGCCGCGCTGGAGAACTCGACCAGCTACGTGCTCGATCCGACCGGCGGCGGCCAGGGCGGCGTCTACACCATCGGCGAGGCGTCGGCGAAGAATCCGGACCTCGTGCTGCGCTGGGACAAGCCCTTCACCTGGGGCGCGGTCAGCCTCGGCCTGGTGTCGCATGAACTGCGCCTGGACGACGGCGACACCGGCAACGTCGACGACACGCGCCGCGGCTACGGCGTGCGCGCCAGCGGCAGCATCAAGGCCTGGGGCAACGACACCTTCTTCTGGAACGTCACCGCGGGCGACGGCATCGGCCGCTACATGAACGGCATCGAGGGCGCCGGCTACGACACCGTCCGCCAGCGCATCGTGCTCGAGCGCGCGGTCGGCCTGACGCTCGGCTACCAGCACCGCTTCAACGACCAGTGGCGCATGAACGTCGTCTATGGCGGCCAGCGTTCGCGCGACGGCGAGTACCGCGACTGGGCCATCGCCAACGGCCTCCATTCCGGCGCGACCGCCGGCCAGTGGGCTCTGAACAAGCGCCTCGACCAGCTTCACGTCGGCGCCATCTGGGCACCGATGAAGGCGACCGCCGCCGGCGGCACGCCGCCGGTCGAGATCGGCGTCGAGTACATGTACGGCCGCCGCGAGACGATCGCCGGCGAGCACGGCGACATGTCGCGCCTGAACTTCCTGGCCCGCTACAACTTCAACTGA
- the mnhG gene encoding monovalent cation/H(+) antiporter subunit G encodes MTFLLDLASWTLLCAGGFFCIVGGIGLVRMPDFYTRMHAASVVETLGAGLILLGLMLQAGFTLVAAKLLMIGLLIFFASPAASHALARAALLRGLAPRLAEREDASSKP; translated from the coding sequence ATGACCTTCCTGCTCGACCTCGCCAGCTGGACCCTCCTCTGCGCTGGCGGCTTTTTCTGCATCGTCGGCGGCATCGGCCTCGTCCGCATGCCCGACTTCTACACCCGCATGCACGCCGCCAGCGTCGTCGAGACGCTCGGCGCCGGCCTGATCCTGCTCGGCCTGATGCTGCAGGCAGGCTTCACGCTGGTCGCCGCCAAGCTGCTGATGATCGGCCTGCTGATCTTCTTCGCCAGCCCGGCCGCCAGCCACGCGCTGGCGCGCGCAGCGCTGCTGCGCGGCCTGGCGCCGCGCCTCGCCGAGCGGGAGGACGCATCATCGAAACCCTGA
- a CDS encoding amino acid ABC transporter permease, which yields MNWTKKHPAWAMFAAMIGLLLFLWGMALPLSAAPDPIGPAAKQFAEGARVTVLLTLISGSVGVVLGVLAGLGKLSSFAPLRLLCDFYVWLIRGTPLLLQILFVWLAVPQILPESMQISDFACAAIALALNIGAYNTECVRAGILAVPHGQVEAARALGLTPYQGFMDIVLPQSMRVALPALANNLASLVKDSSLAYAISVVELTMVGYRVQAESYQPIPVFLTVAAIYLILTTAFTTLTTALESQLDVGRKR from the coding sequence ATGAACTGGACCAAAAAACATCCCGCCTGGGCGATGTTTGCGGCGATGATCGGCCTGCTGCTGTTCCTCTGGGGGATGGCGCTTCCGCTGTCCGCCGCGCCCGATCCGATCGGGCCGGCGGCCAAGCAGTTCGCCGAAGGCGCCCGCGTCACCGTGCTGCTGACGCTGATCTCCGGATCGGTCGGGGTGGTGCTCGGGGTACTCGCCGGGCTCGGCAAGCTGTCGTCGTTCGCACCGCTGCGGCTGCTCTGCGATTTCTACGTCTGGCTGATCCGCGGCACGCCGCTGCTGCTGCAAATCCTCTTCGTCTGGCTGGCCGTTCCGCAGATCCTGCCGGAGTCGATGCAGATCTCGGATTTCGCCTGCGCCGCGATCGCGCTGGCGCTGAACATCGGTGCCTACAACACCGAATGCGTCCGCGCCGGCATCCTCGCCGTCCCGCACGGGCAGGTGGAGGCGGCGCGCGCGCTGGGGCTGACGCCGTATCAGGGCTTCATGGACATCGTGCTGCCGCAGAGCATGCGCGTCGCGCTGCCGGCGCTCGCCAACAACCTCGCCTCGCTGGTCAAGGACTCGTCGCTGGCGTACGCGATCAGCGTCGTCGAGCTGACCATGGTGGGCTACCGGGTGCAGGCCGAAAGCTACCAGCCGATCCCGGTATTCCTGACCGTCGCCGCCATCTACCTGATCCTGACGACGGCATTCACGACGCTGACGACCGCGCTGGAAAGCCAGCTCGACGTCGGCCGCAAGCGCTGA
- a CDS encoding DUF4040 domain-containing protein, producing the protein MLLATMVATVLILARSRNLFAVVVLGGIYSFLMATVLVALDAVDVAMTEAAVGAGVSTVLLLGALHLCKAEEAKPAQRPWLPLAVAAGTGAVLVYGTLGLPAFSDPQSPIRTHVEPRYLNAVLEETGVPNVVTAVLASYRGYDTLGETTVVFTAGAGVIALLRRRKKRDAADADQDRSAR; encoded by the coding sequence GTGCTGCTGGCGACGATGGTCGCCACCGTGCTCATCCTGGCGCGCAGCCGCAACCTGTTCGCGGTCGTCGTCCTCGGCGGCATCTACAGCTTCCTGATGGCCACCGTGCTCGTCGCGCTCGACGCCGTCGACGTGGCGATGACCGAGGCCGCGGTCGGCGCCGGCGTGTCCACGGTGCTGCTGCTCGGCGCGCTGCACCTGTGCAAGGCGGAGGAGGCGAAGCCGGCGCAGCGCCCGTGGCTGCCGCTCGCGGTCGCCGCCGGCACCGGCGCCGTGCTGGTCTACGGCACGCTCGGCCTGCCCGCCTTCTCCGACCCGCAGTCGCCGATCCGCACGCACGTCGAGCCGCGCTACCTGAACGCGGTACTGGAGGAGACCGGCGTCCCCAACGTCGTCACCGCCGTGCTCGCCAGCTACCGCGGCTACGACACGCTCGGCGAGACGACCGTGGTGTTCACCGCCGGCGCCGGCGTCATCGCGCTGCTGCGCCGGCGCAAGAAGCGCGACGCCGCCGACGCCGACCAGGACCGGAGCGCACGATGA
- a CDS encoding monovalent cation/H+ antiporter complex subunit F, producing the protein MFAAAGLALLATLLLALVRAALGPSVFDRLQAANTIGTCAMLLLAVLGFLGGRPEFLDLALVYGLLNVIGVIAVLKFFRQGDLGDPGDGPGDADAGGAEGKARR; encoded by the coding sequence ATGTTCGCCGCCGCCGGCCTCGCGCTGCTCGCCACGCTGCTGCTGGCGCTGGTCCGTGCCGCGCTCGGCCCGTCGGTGTTCGATCGCCTGCAGGCGGCCAACACCATCGGCACCTGCGCGATGCTGCTGCTGGCGGTGCTCGGCTTCCTCGGCGGCCGCCCCGAGTTCCTCGACCTGGCGCTGGTCTACGGCCTGCTCAACGTGATCGGCGTCATCGCCGTGCTCAAGTTCTTCCGCCAGGGCGACCTCGGCGACCCCGGCGACGGACCGGGCGATGCCGACGCCGGCGGGGCCGAGGGGAAGGCCCGGCGATGA
- a CDS encoding Na(+)/H(+) antiporter subunit B, with protein MKNDLVLRVIAKLLIPFILLFALYVQFHGDFGPGGGFQAGVIAAAAVVLHALIFGLAATRRIVPEPLVETMLAAGVLIYAGVGIAGLLLGGNFLDYFVLSGDPVYGQQRGIFWVEVGVAVTVSGVMLKIFYMFAARGRDEAAEDA; from the coding sequence ATGAAGAACGACCTCGTGCTGCGCGTGATCGCCAAGCTGCTGATCCCGTTCATCCTGCTCTTCGCGCTGTACGTCCAGTTCCACGGCGACTTCGGCCCCGGCGGCGGCTTCCAGGCCGGCGTCATCGCCGCCGCCGCGGTCGTGCTGCACGCGCTGATCTTCGGCCTCGCCGCGACGCGGCGCATCGTCCCCGAGCCGCTGGTCGAGACCATGCTCGCCGCCGGCGTGCTGATCTACGCCGGCGTCGGCATCGCCGGCCTGCTGCTCGGCGGCAACTTCCTCGACTACTTCGTGCTCAGCGGCGACCCGGTGTACGGGCAGCAGCGCGGCATCTTCTGGGTCGAGGTCGGCGTCGCCGTCACCGTCTCCGGCGTCATGCTGAAGATCTTCTACATGTTCGCGGCGCGCGGCCGCGACGAGGCCGCGGAGGACGCATGA
- a CDS encoding amino acid ABC transporter ATP-binding protein, whose amino-acid sequence MIKATCVDKHFGAFHALKSVSANFYEGQVTAIIGPSGSGKSTFLRTLNRLETHDSGTIEVDGIELNDDLKNLDAIRREVGMVFQSFNLFSHLSILQNVTLAPMRVRKMPKAQAEAKALALLERVGLKNQAHKYPVQLSGGQQQRVAIARALAMDPKVLLFDEPTSALDPEMVNEVLAVMRELAHTGITMLVVTHEMGFAREVADRVIFFDHGVILEDTTPAEFFANPTHERAKAFLSQVRHGF is encoded by the coding sequence ATCATCAAGGCCACCTGCGTCGACAAGCACTTCGGCGCCTTCCACGCGCTGAAGAGCGTCTCGGCGAACTTCTACGAAGGGCAGGTGACGGCGATCATCGGCCCGTCGGGGTCGGGCAAGTCGACCTTCCTGCGCACGCTGAACCGCCTCGAGACGCACGACTCCGGAACCATCGAGGTCGACGGCATCGAGCTCAACGACGACCTGAAGAACCTCGACGCCATCCGGCGCGAGGTCGGCATGGTCTTCCAGAGCTTCAACCTGTTCTCGCACCTGTCGATCCTGCAGAACGTCACGCTGGCGCCGATGCGCGTGCGCAAGATGCCGAAGGCGCAGGCCGAGGCGAAGGCGCTGGCGCTGCTCGAACGGGTCGGGCTGAAGAACCAGGCGCACAAGTATCCGGTGCAGCTCTCCGGCGGCCAGCAGCAGCGCGTGGCGATCGCCCGCGCGCTGGCGATGGACCCGAAGGTGCTGCTGTTCGACGAGCCGACCTCGGCGCTCGATCCGGAGATGGTCAACGAAGTCCTCGCGGTGATGCGCGAACTGGCGCACACCGGCATCACGATGCTGGTGGTGACGCACGAGATGGGCTTTGCCCGCGAAGTCGCCGACCGCGTGATCTTCTTCGACCACGGCGTGATCCTCGAGGACACGACGCCGGCGGAGTTCTTCGCCAACCCGACGCACGAGCGGGCCAAGGCCTTCCTGTCCCAGGTCCGGCACGGCTTCTGA
- a CDS encoding response regulator transcription factor has translation MKHEGLTVFIVEDDQSVRDALGLLLGLQGYPVLLFAGAESLLEAYSPAWRGCLLIDIRMPGISGLELQRRLLDKGCTMPAIVMTGHGDVESAREAFRARAIDFLEKPVDHGRLLAAIDEAFAQQAAVRGAAAAQAQLGELMARLTPREAEVMKLVVAGRHNREIAELLGISARTIEVHKARLMAKLQVRSVPDLVRLCLSSSGGAGGLPGD, from the coding sequence ATGAAGCATGAGGGGCTGACCGTATTCATCGTCGAGGACGATCAGTCGGTGCGCGATGCGCTGGGCCTGCTGCTCGGCCTGCAGGGCTATCCGGTGCTGCTCTTCGCCGGCGCCGAGAGCCTGCTCGAGGCCTACAGCCCGGCGTGGCGCGGTTGCCTGCTGATCGACATCCGCATGCCGGGGATCAGCGGCCTGGAACTGCAGCGGCGGCTGCTCGACAAGGGGTGCACGATGCCGGCGATCGTGATGACCGGTCACGGCGACGTCGAATCGGCGCGCGAGGCCTTCCGTGCGCGCGCCATCGATTTCCTCGAGAAGCCGGTGGACCACGGCCGCCTGCTGGCGGCGATCGACGAGGCCTTCGCGCAGCAGGCCGCCGTGCGCGGCGCCGCGGCGGCGCAGGCGCAGCTCGGCGAGCTGATGGCGCGGCTGACGCCGCGCGAGGCGGAGGTGATGAAGCTGGTCGTCGCCGGCCGCCACAACCGCGAGATCGCCGAACTGCTCGGCATCAGCGCGCGCACGATCGAGGTGCACAAGGCGCGGCTGATGGCCAAGCTGCAGGTGCGCAGCGTGCCCGATCTCGTCCGCCTGTGCCTGTCCTCGTCCGGCGGCGCCGGCGGCCTGCCGGGCGACTGA
- a CDS encoding DMT family transporter: MSRSLANALMLLIALIWGTTFVAQQLGMDHVGPLTYTGARFLLGAAFILPLALREYARLTQRGVVIEARDWLGWCGLGLLLFLGAVLQQYGVAMTSVSNAGFLTALYVPLVPILAWLVGHERPHPAVWLAAATCFVGTFLLGGGRFDAFNIGDFWVILSTLFWAAHVLYVGRLAAGKGTPILVALTQFVVCGALASVLALWQEPVTLAGLGAGLPAILYGGLLSVGIGFTLQVVAQRHTKPADAAILLSSEILFAAIAGALYLGERLSGIQLAGGALIFAAMVGVQLAPLFARPAAEAA; encoded by the coding sequence ATGAGCCGCAGCCTCGCCAACGCGCTGATGCTGCTCATCGCGCTGATCTGGGGAACGACCTTCGTCGCCCAGCAGCTGGGCATGGACCACGTCGGGCCGCTGACCTACACCGGTGCGCGCTTCCTGCTCGGCGCCGCCTTCATCCTGCCGCTGGCGCTGCGCGAATACGCGCGGCTGACGCAGCGCGGGGTCGTCATCGAGGCGCGCGACTGGCTCGGCTGGTGCGGCCTCGGCCTGCTGCTGTTCCTCGGCGCGGTGCTGCAGCAGTACGGCGTCGCCATGACCTCGGTCAGCAACGCCGGCTTCCTCACCGCGCTCTACGTGCCGCTGGTGCCGATCCTGGCCTGGCTGGTCGGCCACGAACGGCCGCACCCGGCGGTCTGGCTGGCGGCCGCGACCTGTTTCGTCGGCACCTTCCTGCTCGGCGGCGGCCGTTTCGACGCCTTCAACATCGGCGACTTCTGGGTCATCCTGAGCACGCTGTTCTGGGCCGCGCACGTCCTCTACGTCGGCCGTCTGGCTGCCGGCAAGGGCACGCCGATCCTCGTCGCGCTGACCCAGTTCGTCGTCTGCGGCGCGCTCGCCAGCGTGCTCGCGCTGTGGCAGGAGCCGGTCACGCTGGCCGGGCTCGGCGCCGGCTTGCCGGCCATCCTCTACGGCGGCCTGCTCTCGGTCGGCATCGGCTTCACGCTGCAGGTCGTCGCGCAGCGGCATACGAAGCCGGCCGACGCCGCCATCCTGCTCAGTTCGGAAATCCTCTTCGCCGCCATCGCCGGCGCGCTGTATCTGGGCGAACGCCTGTCCGGCATCCAGCTCGCCGGCGGCGCGCTGATCTTCGCGGCGATGGTCGGCGTGCAGCTGGCGCCGCTGTTCGCCAGGCCCGCCGCCGAGGCTGCCTGA
- a CDS encoding sensor histidine kinase, giving the protein MANPARRAAYFDHLLLLVGYVLLDWASYIHPLYGLNITPWSPAPALGVFFLARHGGRAAPTLWLAILAADVWVRQLPASLPATAVLAAVLMLGYWGIAELLLRRVGGVVFADRRGMLAWGAIIALGTLLNSALFVSLLALVGLIPEGGWPAAALRYWVGDAVGLLVAMPALWMLLDAGGRAQLAAAIRSRTAIGYLAAIPPCLWVAFGLGAEAEFKYFYVLFLPLAWAAATQGLAGAMLAAALLQVGIILGVEWLGYSAISVVEVQVLAAVLALSGFFLGVIVDEKERLSQELRQTLRLAAAGEMAGALAHELNQPLTALTAYGAACEALLAGGDPARLRDVVGRMVAESARAAEVLRRLRDFFRTGATQLERVALDALLAPVVAAFAGKAASAGVDFVADAGGGCALLADRLQLEVVLRNLLANAFDAVEAQPAGRRRVALRVAVADDAVTVSVEDSGPGLSEAQVARLFEAFQSSKSRGLGLGLVISRAIVDSHGGRLWAEAGPGGVFRLQLPVEGEANEA; this is encoded by the coding sequence GTGGCCAATCCTGCGCGCCGTGCCGCGTACTTCGACCATCTCCTGCTGCTCGTCGGCTACGTGCTGCTCGACTGGGCGAGCTACATCCATCCGCTGTACGGGCTGAACATCACGCCGTGGAGCCCGGCGCCGGCGCTCGGCGTATTCTTCCTCGCCCGCCACGGCGGGCGCGCGGCGCCGACGCTGTGGCTGGCGATCCTCGCCGCCGACGTCTGGGTGCGCCAGCTGCCGGCCTCGCTGCCGGCCACCGCCGTCCTCGCCGCGGTGCTGATGCTCGGCTACTGGGGCATCGCCGAACTGCTGCTGCGGCGCGTCGGCGGCGTCGTCTTCGCCGACCGCCGCGGCATGCTCGCGTGGGGGGCGATCATCGCGCTCGGCACGCTGCTCAACAGTGCGTTGTTCGTCTCGCTGCTCGCGCTCGTCGGCCTGATCCCGGAGGGCGGCTGGCCGGCGGCGGCGCTGCGCTACTGGGTCGGCGACGCCGTCGGCCTGCTGGTGGCGATGCCGGCGCTGTGGATGCTGCTCGATGCCGGCGGCCGCGCGCAGCTGGCGGCAGCGATCCGCTCGCGCACGGCGATCGGCTACCTGGCGGCGATCCCGCCGTGCCTGTGGGTCGCCTTCGGCCTCGGCGCCGAGGCCGAGTTCAAGTACTTCTACGTGCTCTTCCTGCCGCTCGCCTGGGCGGCGGCGACGCAGGGCCTGGCCGGCGCGATGCTGGCGGCGGCGCTGCTGCAGGTGGGGATCATCCTCGGCGTCGAGTGGCTCGGCTACTCGGCGATCAGCGTCGTCGAGGTGCAGGTGCTGGCGGCGGTGCTGGCGCTGTCCGGCTTCTTCCTCGGCGTCATCGTCGACGAGAAGGAACGGCTCAGCCAGGAACTGCGGCAGACGCTGCGGCTGGCCGCCGCCGGCGAGATGGCCGGCGCGCTGGCGCACGAGCTGAACCAGCCGCTGACGGCGCTCACCGCCTACGGCGCCGCCTGCGAGGCGCTGCTTGCCGGCGGCGACCCGGCCCGGCTGCGCGACGTGGTCGGCCGCATGGTCGCCGAATCGGCGCGTGCGGCCGAGGTGCTGCGGCGGCTGCGCGACTTCTTCCGTACCGGCGCCACGCAGCTCGAGCGGGTGGCGCTCGACGCGCTGCTGGCGCCGGTCGTCGCCGCCTTCGCCGGCAAGGCGGCGAGCGCCGGCGTGGACTTCGTCGCCGATGCCGGCGGCGGCTGCGCGCTGCTCGCCGACCGCCTGCAGCTCGAGGTGGTGCTGCGCAACCTGCTGGCCAACGCTTTCGATGCGGTCGAGGCGCAGCCGGCCGGCCGGCGCCGCGTCGCCCTGCGCGTCGCCGTCGCCGACGATGCCGTGACCGTCAGCGTCGAGGACAGCGGACCGGGCCTGTCGGAAGCGCAGGTCGCGCGCCTGTTCGAGGCCTTCCAGTCGTCGAAGTCGCGCGGACTCGGGCTGGGGCTGGTGATCAGCCGCGCCATCGTCGACAGCCACGGCGGCCGGCTGTGGGCGGAGGCGGGGCCGGGCGGCGTTTTCCGGCTGCAACTGCCGGTGGAGGGCGAGGCGAATGAAGCATGA
- a CDS encoding Na+/H+ antiporter subunit E, with product MLHFLSAFAALYAFWLLLSGYFTGFLLGAGAASTLAVIAFARRMAVIDREGHPAHLALPALLTYWPWLLKEIVKSAWDVTKRILDPALPISPTLARFAPLQRSDLGLVIHANSITLTPGTIAVEVAAGEFLVHALTRDGAAGLAGSEMDRRVAALEGR from the coding sequence GTGCTTCACTTCCTGAGCGCCTTCGCCGCCCTCTACGCCTTCTGGCTCCTGCTGTCGGGCTATTTCACCGGCTTCCTGCTGGGCGCCGGCGCCGCGTCGACGCTGGCGGTGATCGCCTTCGCCCGGCGCATGGCGGTGATCGACCGCGAGGGCCACCCGGCGCATCTCGCGCTGCCGGCGCTGCTCACCTACTGGCCGTGGCTGCTGAAGGAGATCGTCAAGTCGGCGTGGGACGTGACCAAGCGCATCCTCGACCCGGCGCTGCCGATCTCGCCGACGCTCGCCCGCTTCGCGCCGCTGCAGCGGAGCGACCTCGGGCTGGTCATCCACGCCAACTCGATCACGCTGACGCCGGGCACCATCGCCGTCGAGGTCGCAGCCGGCGAATTCCTGGTACACGCGCTGACGCGCGACGGCGCCGCCGGGCTGGCCGGCAGCGAGATGGACCGCCGCGTGGCGGCGCTGGAGGGCCGCTGA
- a CDS encoding ABC transporter substrate-binding protein yields MRAFAGVVGVVAGLSMLCAGTAQARDWNVIKDSGTIVAATEGAFYPFNYFEGPKLTGFEVELAEAVAAKLGLKLEWRVVSFDAQLASIRQDRFDFAIAPHGHTEERAKSVDFANPHYCTGGQIAAAKDGPLTIDALKGKLVGVQLATSYYENAKKIPGVQEIKTYKADPEAFSALKSKKVDAWISDKWLIKSTLEKNADSGVVTGEQVFVERVSMILRKNNKDLKDQLNRGLAEIVKDGTYANLSQKYFKTDISCR; encoded by the coding sequence ATGCGAGCATTTGCTGGTGTAGTCGGAGTGGTGGCGGGTCTGTCGATGCTGTGCGCGGGAACCGCGCAGGCACGCGACTGGAACGTGATCAAGGATTCGGGAACGATCGTCGCCGCCACCGAAGGGGCGTTCTATCCGTTCAATTACTTCGAAGGGCCGAAGCTGACCGGCTTCGAGGTCGAGCTGGCCGAAGCGGTCGCCGCCAAACTCGGGCTGAAGCTGGAGTGGCGCGTGGTCTCGTTCGACGCGCAGCTGGCCTCGATCCGCCAGGACCGCTTCGATTTCGCGATCGCCCCGCACGGCCATACCGAAGAGCGCGCCAAGTCGGTCGATTTCGCCAATCCGCACTACTGCACCGGCGGCCAGATCGCCGCCGCCAAGGACGGTCCGCTGACCATCGACGCGCTGAAGGGCAAGCTGGTCGGCGTGCAGCTGGCCACCAGCTACTACGAGAACGCCAAGAAGATCCCCGGCGTGCAGGAGATCAAGACCTACAAGGCCGACCCGGAAGCCTTCTCGGCGCTGAAGTCGAAGAAGGTCGACGCGTGGATCTCGGACAAGTGGCTGATCAAGTCGACGCTCGAGAAGAACGCCGATTCGGGCGTCGTCACCGGCGAGCAGGTGTTCGTCGAGCGCGTCTCGATGATCCTGCGCAAGAACAACAAGGACCTGAAGGACCAGCTCAACCGCGGCCTCGCCGAAATCGTCAAGGACGGCACCTACGCCAACCTGTCGCAGAAGTACTTCAAGACCGACATTTCCTGCCGGTAA
- a CDS encoding MarC family protein, with product MPADFFATVALLLILLDPLGNIPLLISLLKPLPAARRQRAILRESLIAGAVLVLFVFVGDWVLAALRLSESALEISGGLILFLIALGMVFPRGNAAEGDPEFSGEPLIVPIAIPMIAGPAALATVLLAARQAEQPYSLVAAICVAVVLNTLILLAAGRLARLFGKAGLAAMERLMGLALTAMAVQMLISGIKGAFLTGTMP from the coding sequence ATGCCCGCCGACTTCTTCGCCACCGTCGCCCTGTTGCTGATCCTGCTCGATCCGCTCGGCAACATCCCGCTGCTGATTTCGCTGCTGAAGCCGCTGCCCGCGGCGCGCCGGCAGCGCGCGATCCTGCGCGAGAGCCTGATCGCCGGGGCGGTGCTGGTGCTCTTCGTCTTCGTCGGCGACTGGGTGCTGGCGGCGCTGCGCCTGTCCGAATCGGCGCTGGAGATTTCCGGCGGCCTGATCCTGTTCCTGATCGCGCTGGGCATGGTCTTCCCGCGCGGCAACGCCGCCGAGGGCGACCCCGAATTCTCCGGCGAGCCGCTGATCGTGCCGATCGCGATTCCGATGATCGCCGGCCCGGCGGCGCTCGCCACCGTGCTGCTCGCCGCGCGCCAGGCCGAGCAGCCCTACTCGCTGGTCGCCGCGATCTGCGTCGCGGTGGTGCTCAACACGCTGATCCTGCTCGCCGCCGGCCGCCTCGCGCGCCTCTTCGGCAAGGCCGGCCTGGCCGCGATGGAGCGGCTGATGGGCCTGGCGCTGACGGCGATGGCGGTGCAGATGCTGATCTCCGGCATCAAGGGCGCCTTCCTGACCGGGACCATGCCATGA
- a CDS encoding Lrp/AsnC family transcriptional regulator: MDALDQQLISLLRTNARTSVATLAHRLKVSRGTVTNRITRLEDEGVIVGYTVRLRPDSQPNEICAWMSIVVEGNETRAVIASLLGEPGVAALHDTNGRWDLLAELRAENLNELSSVLERIRLIRGIHTSETSIHLATYRT, translated from the coding sequence ATGGACGCCCTGGACCAACAGCTGATCAGCCTGCTGCGGACCAACGCGCGCACCAGCGTCGCGACGCTCGCGCACCGCCTGAAGGTGTCGCGCGGCACCGTCACCAACCGCATCACCCGGCTCGAGGACGAGGGGGTCATCGTCGGCTACACGGTGCGCCTGCGCCCGGACTCGCAACCGAACGAGATCTGCGCCTGGATGAGCATCGTCGTCGAGGGCAACGAGACGCGGGCGGTGATCGCCAGCCTGCTCGGCGAACCCGGCGTCGCCGCGCTGCACGACACCAACGGCCGTTGGGACCTGCTCGCCGAGCTGCGCGCGGAGAATCTCAACGAACTGTCGTCGGTGCTCGAGCGGATCCGGCTGATCCGCGGCATCCACACCTCCGAGACCAGCATCCACCTGGCGACCTACCGGACCTGA